In Cicer arietinum cultivar CDC Frontier isolate Library 1 chromosome 7, Cicar.CDCFrontier_v2.0, whole genome shotgun sequence, the genomic window AACGATATATCAAATAATCAACGCGAAACTTTGCTGATAGTTGTGACACTTGTTGCGACTGCCACTTATGAATCAGCAATGAGTCCCCCTGGTGGAATTTATCAGGCTGATGCTGGTGACAATAATGTGAAAATCAGTTCCTCCAATTCTACTATTTCTAACCCAGGAAAtgttgggaaatcgattttgtcaagaCATGATTTCTTAGTGTTTTCATTGATGAATATGTTTTCTTTTTACGAATCAATTACAGTAATATTGTTTTTGATGCCAGGTGGGATAGTTGGCGCTCTACTGTTAGATACAGTTATTTTCTTTGTCGTgagttatataatttttctgGTGAAAATATCCCCTACACATTTCAATGAGATGATCATCCTGTATGgtttcatcatcatcatgtcTGCCGTATTATTTATGTTCTACCAGAAACTTAAGAAAACACCAATCAAGGGGGCAACACAGATCATACCACTGTCGTGCCGGCTGAATTCACCAACAACAATATCTCCGTacaataatttctatttttcgTTCTTAACCTTTTTCTTGTTCAATCTTACCAAATTGTTAATTACTATATCATATATTGTATTCTATTCCATCTatgtgtatttattattattattatttaaaatgagattactcaacatgatatatgtgtgAATAGTCTTTTgaataacttcttttttttttaagtgtaaTGGGAAAAGCCCCTAGCCTTTAGGGCCTATTTGAatgaatttatgtttttaatttttcaacaatcttttacaatttaattttaaaaactctttataaggaaaaaaaaaaaaacaatcaatgtTGTTTGGTAATTCTATTTTCAAACACCATCTCCACCACCACGACCTACCGCTCCGgaattttcttcataaaaaaaaactttgttcACCATCGTGTCGTGTTCGTTGCTCTCTTATAATAATCCTCCATCAAAACGGAGATCAATGAGAATCATGGTTGGAGTTGGTAGCTCCAAGCAATCCCATATTGTGGACACAACCATTGATACCATCTCTGATGACGATTCTGGTTCAAAATCACCACAAAAATCCTTGAAACCAACCACTTCACCatcaaaatcaatataatgTCTTTTTCCGCCTTAAAAAATACCAcctaaaaagagaaaatgagattTAACTAAAAAGCTTCGCTataagattttttattaaaattgagaCACATTATCTTATCTCAAcctttatttgaatattttttatttatgatatttaattatttaccaTAACTCATTCAGCTATCGTCCAATGTTTTGTCTATCATGTCATAATTTTGAAAACATGTAATGTCAATGATTCTAAGAAGTACTCCCTCGAGTGACtattttagttttaagtaaaaaaaattctcttgttgtattaaaaatatagttaaatggcaattaattttatatattttacataaaatataagttaaatttattaaattgtcatttttaatgTACAATATTCgactattaatattaaatattttgatgtaaATGGTGGATTAAAAATAGACATGGCAACAGGCGGGACGGGGGCGAAATATaaagtatatttaatatgtCCATgtgtataaaatttaaaaatgagaataatatTATTAGCGGGACATATTCGAGTCCGAATTCGGGGTGAATGTCAACACACTCGCACTCGATTAAAGCGATTTTTCTCCGTCCAAATTAAAACGATTTCAAATGGATATACGCGGAGGCGGATTATGTTGTCAtctctaattaaaataataatattaaattaatcaaaactaTCTTATATTTAGGATgcaatgttttaaatttttacagaATTAAAACATAGATATAAAAACATATGTTAAATTTCTTAGGTAAGTTTTGTCATGTTAATTGGTAGAGATTAATTGGAgaaaatgtatatatttaacTAAAGCAAATCTCGTTAGtgtaaaatagaaaaacaaatacaaattattttgtaaatgttTAATGAAACCTAatatatttcctattttaaattggaCCACCATCTCTAaccttaaattttataaataaataaataaaacaaaataattaattaaagaaggATTTATGTAATGTATATTTGAATAAtgaagttatttaaaaaatgaaggtGACCCACTAGGTTTTGGATTTGGGCTTTGGGCCAAAATATTAGCGTCCATTCCACGCAGAATCTTAACTCCTAATAACCCTAGTTTCTAGTTTACTTATcttgttttgattttgaaaGAATAAAAACCTACCAATCACTCTCTAACCTCTCTCATCTTTGCTCTTCGCCGTCACCGCAACCACCGTTCCCTCAAATCAAAATACCATGTCGGACGAAGAGCACCATTTCGAATCCAAGGCCGACGCCGGAGCCTCCAAAACCTACCCTCAACAAGCCGGTACCATCCGTAAAAACGGTTACATCGTCATCAAAAACCGTCCTTGCAAGGTCCGTATCCACATTCTAATTCCTTTTTTAATTAGGTTTTTACTAAATTAATCATTGATTTGATTTCATGTATTTGATTAGATCCAGTTTTTCTGCTTCACTGTTTTggtttcatatttaatttattttttctctgttgaaatctatgtttttttattgatttaagttcaaaattaatcatgattttgatttgatttgttcaATTTTTGAGTAGGTTGTTGAAGTTTCTACTTCAAAGACTGGCAAGCACGGTCATGCTAAGTGTCACTTTGTTGGAATTGATATCTTCACTGCTAAGAAGCTTGAAGATATTGTGCCTTCTTCCCACAATTGTGATGTATGCATTCTTGCAATTTATTCCTGTTTCCccctttgattttatttattatagttttcaactgcaatatttttatgtgttttttcaatttttgtttttgttaggTTCCCCATGTGAATCGTACTGACTACCAGCTCATTGATATTTCTGAGGATGGATTTGTGAGTTGAATTTTCTGTTATTGATTtccttttattaattaatcatcCGTTTGATGGCTATTTTTCTGAAAATTAGTGTATGtttggatttagggttttggtGAAGAGAGTTTAAGAGGGCTATGTCTATATTCtgttatatatttgatatttagaatttctttaatttttccttaatatagagaagaaaaataagtcTTCCCCTCCAAAATAATTGAAGACATTTTGTTAATATTAGGTGAGTCTGCTTACTGAAAATGGGAACACTAAGGATGACCTCAAGCTTCCTACCGATGACAGTCTACTCACTCAGGTTTGTACAGATCTCATGTTTATCAATATGGTGTTATTTTTATGTCTTTTGTATCGTGTGTTTGAGTAATATGTGTTATTTGATTGCAGATTAAGGATGGATTTGCTGAGGGAAAAGACCTTGTTGTGTCTGTTATGTCTGCTATGGGCGAGGAACAGATTTGTGCCCTTAAGGATATTGGTCCTAAGAACTAGCCTCTCTTGCCTGCCAGTTTGTTGTTTCCATTTAAGCAAAGATTATTTTTCCaagtttttatattgttttgttcTAGACCTGGCTTAtggatttttgttgttttatccGTTTTTTCTCTGTTGTCCTGTGACTTTATTATAAACGAGGATTTCCCTGTGGGaagtagttttttatttttttcttcggTATTTATAGTCTGCACGCtgaaaatttgtgtattttaatatcAAACTGCACCATTTATTATCAGAggatttgttattttataccGTTAAATTTGCATGCTTTCAGCTGACTCCTAGCTGTCGTCGATAAGCTCTTTGGTTTATCCATGACTACACGTA contains:
- the LOC101498113 gene encoding eukaryotic translation initiation factor 5A-2, translating into MSDEEHHFESKADAGASKTYPQQAGTIRKNGYIVIKNRPCKVVEVSTSKTGKHGHAKCHFVGIDIFTAKKLEDIVPSSHNCDVPHVNRTDYQLIDISEDGFVSLLTENGNTKDDLKLPTDDSLLTQIKDGFAEGKDLVVSVMSAMGEEQICALKDIGPKN